A single region of the Sorghum bicolor cultivar BTx623 chromosome 9, Sorghum_bicolor_NCBIv3, whole genome shotgun sequence genome encodes:
- the LOC8071190 gene encoding uncharacterized protein LOC8071190 isoform X2, with protein MHAVDCIDCAADASVVGAVNEGIDVAASIVPEVQRPWVMISVNDDCRDLHFRKAGFDPEDCPPDCSKPCEKVCPADAISLEHSMVGGEHTGSDPLRGKYEGGVITERCYGCGRCLPVCPYDRIRAVSYVRDPTMTAELLKSNDVDAIEIHTTGKGTDMFNTLWDSLSGSINNVKLVAVSLPNIGESTADLMNAMYIIMESQFKGYNLWQLDGRPMSGDIGRGATRETVSFATHVASMSERPPGFYQLAGGTNSYTIDCLKKAGLFQSISVAGTAASEIASSHQALIGGIAYGGYARKIVGRALRKIPEQFGRVRIEDHPDHLLEALQEAMSLIGPVKDYNPVLPSLSHDTS; from the exons ATGCATGCAGTGGATTGCATCGATTGTGCAGCAGATGCATCTGTGGTGGGTGCAGTGAATGAGGGTATTGATGTAGCGGCATCAATCGTACCAGAAGTTCAAAGGCCATGGGTGATGATTAGTGTTAATGATGATTGCAGAGATCTTCATTTCCGTAAAGCTG GGTTTGATCCTGAGGATTGCCCACCGGATTGCTCAAAGCCATGTGAGAAAGTTTGCCCGGCTGATGCAATATCACTAGAGCATTCCATGGTTGGTGGAGAGCACACTGGATCTGATCCTTTACGTGGTAAATATGAG GGTGGTGTAATTACAGAGCGGTGCTATGGATGCGGTCGATGCTTACCAGTTTGCCCATATGACAGAATAA GAGCTGTGTCCTATGTTCGGGACCCTACTATGACTGCTGAATTATTGAAAAGTAATGATGTTGATGCAATAGAGATACATACCACTGGAAA GGGAACTGATATGTTCAATACCCTCTGGGACAGCTTGAGTGGGTCCATCAATAATGTGAAGCTGGTTGCA GTTAGTCTTCCTAATATAGGAGAATCAACTGCCGATCTCATGAATGCAATGTACATAATAATGGAGTCCCAATTTAAAGGGTATAATCTTTGGCAG TTAGATGGCCGACCTATGAGTGGCGACATTGGCCGAGGTGCAACAAGGGAGACAGTTTCTTTTGCCACTCATGTGGCTTCAATGTCAGAAAGACCTCCTG GCTTCTATCAGTTGGCCGGTGGCACCAACTCATACACTATTGACTGCTTAAAGAAAGCTGGTCTTTTCCAATCTATTTCTGTTGCAG GGACCGCAGCCTCTGAAATAGCCAGTTCTCACCAAGCTTTAATCGGAGGGATTGCTTATGGTGGCTATGCTCGCAAG ATCGTTGGACGGGCTTTGCGCAAAATACCAGAACAGTTTGGTCGTGTGCGCATCGAGGATCATCCGGATCATCTACTGGAGGCACTACAAGAAGCCATGTCATTAATAGGACCTGTGAAGGATTATAATCCAGTCCTTCCAAGCCTTTCCCATGACACAAGTTGA
- the LOC8071190 gene encoding uncharacterized protein LOC8071190 isoform X1: MAAVPVPPPPLLASHAAVRAAASAVSHSRRVRLAGDHPPQVAALRRGDWVKLICGASFEDAADVRNLSLVYTLAGVDCIDCAADASVVGAVNEGIDVAASIVPEVQRPWVMISVNDDCRDLHFRKAGFDPEDCPPDCSKPCEKVCPADAISLEHSMVGGEHTGSDPLRGKYEGGVITERCYGCGRCLPVCPYDRIRAVSYVRDPTMTAELLKSNDVDAIEIHTTGKGTDMFNTLWDSLSGSINNVKLVAVSLPNIGESTADLMNAMYIIMESQFKGYNLWQLDGRPMSGDIGRGATRETVSFATHVASMSERPPGFYQLAGGTNSYTIDCLKKAGLFQSISVAGTAASEIASSHQALIGGIAYGGYARKIVGRALRKIPEQFGRVRIEDHPDHLLEALQEAMSLIGPVKDYNPVLPSLSHDTS, translated from the exons ATGGCCGCCGTCCCGGTCCCGCCACCGCCTCTCCTCGCCTCCCACGCGGCCGTCCGGGCCGCGGCCTCCGCCGTATCCCACTCCCGCCGGGTCCGCCTCGCCGGCGACCACCCGCCGCAGGTCGCGGCTCTCCGGCGCGGCGACTGGGTCAAGCTCATCTGTGGCGCCAGCTTCGAG GATGCTGCTGATGTCAGGAACCTCTCCCTTGTCTACACTCTTGCTGGAG TGGATTGCATCGATTGTGCAGCAGATGCATCTGTGGTGGGTGCAGTGAATGAGGGTATTGATGTAGCGGCATCAATCGTACCAGAAGTTCAAAGGCCATGGGTGATGATTAGTGTTAATGATGATTGCAGAGATCTTCATTTCCGTAAAGCTG GGTTTGATCCTGAGGATTGCCCACCGGATTGCTCAAAGCCATGTGAGAAAGTTTGCCCGGCTGATGCAATATCACTAGAGCATTCCATGGTTGGTGGAGAGCACACTGGATCTGATCCTTTACGTGGTAAATATGAG GGTGGTGTAATTACAGAGCGGTGCTATGGATGCGGTCGATGCTTACCAGTTTGCCCATATGACAGAATAA GAGCTGTGTCCTATGTTCGGGACCCTACTATGACTGCTGAATTATTGAAAAGTAATGATGTTGATGCAATAGAGATACATACCACTGGAAA GGGAACTGATATGTTCAATACCCTCTGGGACAGCTTGAGTGGGTCCATCAATAATGTGAAGCTGGTTGCA GTTAGTCTTCCTAATATAGGAGAATCAACTGCCGATCTCATGAATGCAATGTACATAATAATGGAGTCCCAATTTAAAGGGTATAATCTTTGGCAG TTAGATGGCCGACCTATGAGTGGCGACATTGGCCGAGGTGCAACAAGGGAGACAGTTTCTTTTGCCACTCATGTGGCTTCAATGTCAGAAAGACCTCCTG GCTTCTATCAGTTGGCCGGTGGCACCAACTCATACACTATTGACTGCTTAAAGAAAGCTGGTCTTTTCCAATCTATTTCTGTTGCAG GGACCGCAGCCTCTGAAATAGCCAGTTCTCACCAAGCTTTAATCGGAGGGATTGCTTATGGTGGCTATGCTCGCAAG ATCGTTGGACGGGCTTTGCGCAAAATACCAGAACAGTTTGGTCGTGTGCGCATCGAGGATCATCCGGATCATCTACTGGAGGCACTACAAGAAGCCATGTCATTAATAGGACCTGTGAAGGATTATAATCCAGTCCTTCCAAGCCTTTCCCATGACACAAGTTGA